In one Desulfoferula mesophila genomic region, the following are encoded:
- a CDS encoding cupin domain-containing protein: MLVRNLEHPDTQLTRYRAHGGGVAHMILDVRRHLDTVMFLAHASVPPGNKLEGHIDPMEEIYIIQSGKGIMQVDEEKREVFPGDAIHLPIGSWHELTNHGEEELTILVVAGLIPGEQA, translated from the coding sequence ATGTTGGTGCGCAACCTGGAGCATCCCGACACCCAACTCACCCGCTACCGGGCTCATGGCGGCGGGGTGGCCCACATGATCCTGGACGTGCGCCGCCACCTGGACACCGTGATGTTTTTGGCCCACGCCTCGGTGCCGCCGGGCAACAAGCTGGAGGGCCACATCGATCCCATGGAGGAGATTTACATCATCCAGAGCGGCAAGGGGATCATGCAGGTGGATGAGGAGAAGCGCGAGGTGTTTCCCGGCGACGCCATTCACCTGCCCATCGGCTCCTGGCACGAACTGACCAACCACGGCGAGGAGGAGCTGACCATCCTGGTGGTGGCCGGCCTCATCCCCGGCGAACAGGCCTAG
- a CDS encoding ABC transporter permease encodes MSSGGEYRGLWGQFVHNLAANRLALLGLVVVLGLLVVAVLAPWITMHPPNNIDVEAILLPPSLSHPFGTDELGRDVFSRMIMGSRVSLEVGLISAGLATLIGVILGALAGYYGGWVESSIMRFTDMMLCFPTFFLILAVIALLEPSILNIMAVIGLTSWMGVARLVRAEFLSLKEREYVVAAKSLGAGDLRIIFRHVLPNAMAPVLVAATLGVAGAILVESGLSFLGLGVQPPAASWGNILNQGKANIEIAWWLSLFPGLAILVTVLGYNLLGEGIRDALDPRLH; translated from the coding sequence ATGAGCTCGGGAGGCGAATACCGGGGCCTATGGGGCCAGTTCGTGCACAACCTGGCGGCCAACCGCCTGGCCCTGCTGGGGCTGGTGGTGGTGCTGGGCCTGCTGGTGGTGGCGGTGCTGGCCCCCTGGATCACCATGCACCCGCCCAACAACATCGACGTGGAGGCCATCCTGCTGCCCCCCAGCCTGTCCCACCCCTTTGGCACCGACGAGCTGGGCCGCGACGTGTTCTCGCGCATGATCATGGGCTCGCGGGTCAGCCTGGAGGTGGGGCTCATCTCCGCCGGGCTGGCCACCCTCATCGGGGTGATCCTGGGGGCCTTGGCCGGCTACTACGGCGGCTGGGTGGAGTCGTCCATCATGCGCTTCACCGACATGATGCTCTGCTTCCCCACCTTTTTCCTGATCCTGGCGGTGATCGCCCTGCTGGAGCCCTCCATCCTCAACATCATGGCGGTGATCGGCCTGACCTCCTGGATGGGGGTGGCCCGCCTGGTGCGGGCCGAGTTCCTTAGCCTCAAGGAGCGCGAGTACGTGGTGGCGGCCAAGAGCCTGGGCGCGGGCGATCTGAGGATCATCTTCCGCCACGTGCTGCCCAACGCCATGGCCCCCGTGCTGGTGGCCGCCACCCTGGGGGTGGCCGGGGCCATCCTGGTGGAGAGCGGTCTGTCCTTCCTGGGCCTGGGGGTGCAGCCCCCGGCGGCCAGTTGGGGCAACATCCTCAACCAGGGCAAGGCCAACATCGAAATCGCCTGGTGGCTGAGCTTGTTCCCCGGCCTGGCCATCCTGGTCACCGTTTTGGGCTACAACCTTTTGGGCGAAGGCATCCGCGACGCCCTGGACCCCAGATTGCACTAA
- a CDS encoding tautomerase family protein has product MPYVNVKIAGTATTEEKRQIMAGMTEVLHKVLNKKPESTYVVIEEHSPDNWGVGGESLTVRRSRAQG; this is encoded by the coding sequence ATGCCCTACGTAAACGTGAAGATCGCCGGCACCGCCACCACCGAGGAAAAGCGCCAGATCATGGCCGGCATGACCGAGGTGCTCCACAAGGTGCTCAATAAAAAGCCCGAGAGCACCTACGTGGTCATCGAAGAACACTCCCCGGACAACTGGGGCGTGGGTGGCGAGAGCCTCACCGTGCGCCGCTCCCGCGCCCAGGGCTAG
- the lexA gene encoding transcriptional repressor LexA, which produces MAGITLEDLGFCEISLDEVEVPLLGVVQAGAPIEAVAESRTVSIPQDMLGRYRTFALEVKGDSMIEENIRPGDVIVVEERHTAENGQTVVALINESDVTLKKFYLEPDHIRLEPANPAMDPIVLRHEQVRVLGVVAGLIRHYRRH; this is translated from the coding sequence ATGGCAGGCATAACTCTGGAGGATTTGGGCTTTTGCGAGATATCCCTGGACGAGGTGGAGGTGCCCCTGTTGGGAGTGGTGCAGGCGGGCGCGCCCATCGAGGCGGTGGCCGAGAGCCGCACCGTGTCCATCCCCCAGGACATGCTGGGGCGCTACCGCACCTTCGCCCTGGAGGTTAAGGGCGACTCCATGATCGAGGAGAACATCCGACCCGGTGACGTCATCGTGGTGGAAGAGCGCCATACCGCCGAGAACGGCCAGACCGTGGTGGCCCTGATCAACGAAAGCGACGTGACCCTCAAGAAATTCTACCTGGAGCCCGACCACATCCGCTTGGAGCCGGCCAACCCCGCCATGGACCCCATCGTCCTGCGCCATGAACAGGTTCGGGTGCTGGGGGTGGTGGCGGGCCTTATTCGTCACTACCGCCGTCATTAG
- the coaBC gene encoding bifunctional phosphopantothenoylcysteine decarboxylase/phosphopantothenate--cysteine ligase CoaBC: MEQNDDKARVLLGITGGIAAYKAAELASRLCQAGCDVRVVMTDHARRFVGPLTFTALTGHPVPGDWFDPDQEATISHIDLARWAQVVVVAPATANFIAKAALGLADDLLSTILLATTAPLLIAPAMNPQMYAHPTVGENLDRLAQRGARLVGPAAGHTACGEEGAGRMVEPALIAEHALDLMAVRDLEGVPILVTAGPTREHLDPVRYLSNPSSGRMGLEIARMARRRGAEVTLVLGPTHLEPPFGVNVVGVTSAQDMAEAVARLAPAQKVVVKAAAVGDFRPEKCHPTKVKKTGQGEACQLVATTDILAALGRDKGERILVGFAAETDEVLAHAGAKMQAKNLDLMVANDVSAADAGFAVETNRVHFLTPDGEVETLPLMSKQEVAQRLLDRVGRLLEGA, encoded by the coding sequence ATGGAGCAGAACGACGACAAGGCGCGGGTGCTCCTGGGGATCACCGGGGGCATAGCCGCCTATAAGGCCGCCGAGCTGGCCAGCCGCCTGTGCCAGGCGGGCTGCGACGTGCGGGTGGTGATGACCGACCACGCCCGGCGCTTCGTGGGGCCGCTCACCTTCACCGCCCTCACCGGCCACCCGGTGCCCGGCGACTGGTTCGATCCGGACCAGGAGGCCACCATCAGCCACATCGACCTGGCCCGCTGGGCCCAGGTGGTGGTGGTGGCCCCGGCCACGGCTAACTTCATCGCCAAGGCGGCCCTGGGTCTGGCCGACGACCTGTTGTCCACCATCCTGCTGGCCACCACCGCCCCGCTGCTCATCGCCCCGGCCATGAATCCCCAGATGTACGCCCATCCCACGGTGGGCGAAAACCTGGACCGCCTGGCCCAGCGCGGGGCGCGCCTGGTGGGCCCGGCCGCCGGGCACACCGCCTGCGGCGAGGAGGGGGCCGGGCGCATGGTGGAGCCGGCGCTCATCGCCGAGCACGCCCTGGACCTCATGGCGGTCCGCGACCTGGAGGGGGTGCCCATCCTGGTCACTGCCGGGCCCACCCGGGAACACCTGGACCCGGTGCGCTATTTGTCCAATCCCAGCAGCGGGCGCATGGGCCTGGAGATCGCCCGCATGGCCCGCCGCCGGGGGGCCGAGGTCACCCTGGTCTTGGGTCCCACCCACCTGGAACCGCCCTTTGGCGTTAATGTGGTAGGCGTCACCTCGGCCCAGGATATGGCCGAGGCGGTGGCCCGCCTGGCCCCGGCCCAAAAGGTCGTGGTCAAGGCGGCGGCGGTGGGCGACTTCCGCCCGGAGAAATGCCATCCCACCAAGGTCAAGAAGACCGGCCAGGGAGAAGCCTGCCAGCTGGTGGCCACCACCGACATCCTGGCCGCCCTGGGCCGCGACAAGGGCGAGCGCATCCTGGTGGGCTTCGCCGCCGAAACCGACGAGGTGCTGGCCCACGCCGGGGCCAAGATGCAGGCCAAGAACCTGGACCTGATGGTGGCCAACGACGTGAGCGCCGCGGACGCCGGCTTTGCCGTGGAGACCAACCGGGTGCACTTCCTCACCCCGGACGGCGAGGTGGAGACTCTGCCGCTGATGAGCAAGCAGGAGGTGGCCCAGCGCCTGTTGGACCGGGTGGGCCGCCTGCTGGAAGGGGCCTGA
- a CDS encoding uracil-DNA glycosylase, with translation MNDSRRLAELADNLACRSRLGLSKVAGSREDLAQLMDAVMPAAPTPRFTSLAQVRQWMGECTRCSLSRGRNKIVFGSGPEDARIMFIGEGPGAQEDRQGLPFVGPAGKLLDAMLAAVGLRREQVYIANIVKCRPPGNRDPQTEEVAACRPFLEAQVKVIAPAAICTLGRPAAHALLGSDAPMGRLRGQWSRALGVPVLPTYHPAYLLRTPEAKALAYADLKALVKGPTP, from the coding sequence TTGAACGATTCCCGCCGCCTGGCGGAGCTGGCCGACAACCTGGCCTGCCGTTCCCGCCTGGGTCTCAGCAAGGTGGCGGGCAGCCGGGAAGACCTGGCCCAGCTCATGGACGCGGTGATGCCCGCCGCCCCCACTCCCCGCTTCACCAGCCTTGCCCAGGTACGTCAATGGATGGGAGAATGTACTAGGTGCTCTCTTAGCCGGGGGCGCAACAAGATCGTGTTCGGCAGCGGCCCCGAGGACGCCCGCATCATGTTCATCGGCGAGGGGCCGGGGGCCCAGGAGGACCGCCAAGGGCTGCCCTTCGTGGGCCCGGCGGGCAAGCTCCTGGACGCCATGCTGGCCGCGGTGGGTCTCAGGCGGGAGCAGGTGTACATCGCCAACATCGTCAAGTGCCGGCCTCCGGGCAACCGCGATCCCCAGACCGAGGAGGTGGCCGCCTGCCGCCCCTTCCTGGAGGCCCAGGTTAAGGTCATCGCCCCGGCGGCCATCTGCACCCTGGGACGACCCGCGGCCCACGCCCTGCTAGGAAGCGACGCGCCCATGGGCCGCCTGCGGGGCCAATGGAGCCGGGCCCTGGGGGTGCCGGTGCTGCCCACCTATCACCCGGCCTACCTCCTGCGCACCCCGGAGGCCAAGGCCCTGGCCTACGCCGACTTGAAGGCCCTGGTAAAGGGCCCCACACCCTAA
- a CDS encoding slipin family protein — MGIISTIISLLGGLLPVVILFILFLAVSLRVLKEYERGVIFRLGRVIAAKGPGLIILIPIIDRMTKVSLRTVAMDVPPQDVITRDNVSVKVNAVIYFRVMDPTNAIVQVEDYLFATSQLAQTTLRSVCGQVEMDELLSEREKINGELQQILDQHTDAWGIKISTVEVKHIDLPQEMQRAMARQAEAERERRAKVINAEGEFQAAEKLAQAAEIISTHPQALQLRYLQTLREIASENNSTTLFPLPLDLFKPFLKMVEKNGSSE; from the coding sequence ATGGGCATCATATCGACCATAATATCTCTGCTGGGCGGCCTGCTGCCGGTGGTGATCTTGTTCATCCTGTTCCTGGCGGTGTCGCTCCGGGTGCTCAAGGAGTACGAGCGGGGGGTCATCTTCCGCCTGGGCCGGGTAATCGCCGCCAAGGGCCCGGGATTGATCATCCTCATTCCCATCATCGACCGCATGACCAAGGTGAGCCTGCGGACCGTGGCCATGGACGTGCCGCCCCAGGACGTGATCACCCGGGACAACGTGTCGGTCAAGGTAAACGCGGTGATCTATTTCCGGGTCATGGACCCCACCAACGCCATCGTGCAGGTGGAGGACTATTTGTTCGCCACCAGCCAGTTGGCCCAGACCACCCTGCGTAGCGTGTGCGGCCAGGTGGAGATGGACGAGCTGCTCTCGGAGCGGGAGAAGATCAACGGCGAGTTGCAGCAGATCCTGGACCAGCACACCGACGCCTGGGGCATCAAGATCAGCACCGTGGAGGTAAAGCACATCGACCTGCCCCAGGAGATGCAGCGGGCCATGGCCCGCCAGGCCGAGGCCGAGCGCGAGCGGCGGGCCAAGGTGATCAACGCCGAGGGCGAGTTCCAGGCAGCCGAGAAGCTGGCCCAGGCGGCGGAGATAATCAGCACCCATCCCCAGGCCCTGCAATTGCGCTATTTGCAGACGCTAAGGGAGATCGCCAGCGAAAACAACAGCACCACCTTGTTCCCCTTGCCCCTGGACCTGTTCAAGCCGTTTCTTAAAATGGTTGAAAAGAACGGCTCCAGCGAGTAA
- a CDS encoding nitroreductase family protein, protein MQDGQLLDFIKSRRSTRRFTSEDVSDDMLNTIMEAGRWAPSGNNNQPWRFCVVRDAELRGKIAQYTKFGAVIKNAPVLICTMIHTPSMYNDTKDHQAVGACLENMLLMIHGLGLGAVWLGEILKNAKEVRETIGLPEELELMAVVALGHPDGGTSKPTRKEMDELVVGRF, encoded by the coding sequence ATGCAAGACGGACAATTACTGGATTTCATCAAGTCCCGCCGCAGCACCCGCCGCTTCACCTCCGAGGACGTGAGCGACGACATGTTAAACACCATCATGGAGGCCGGGCGCTGGGCTCCCAGCGGCAACAACAACCAGCCCTGGCGCTTTTGCGTGGTGCGCGATGCCGAGCTGCGGGGCAAGATCGCCCAGTACACCAAGTTCGGCGCGGTGATCAAAAACGCCCCGGTGCTCATCTGCACCATGATCCACACTCCTTCCATGTACAATGACACCAAGGACCACCAGGCGGTGGGCGCCTGCCTTGAGAACATGCTGCTGATGATCCACGGCCTGGGCCTGGGCGCGGTGTGGCTGGGCGAGATACTCAAGAACGCCAAGGAGGTCCGCGAGACCATTGGCTTGCCCGAGGAGCTGGAGTTGATGGCCGTGGTGGCCCTGGGCCATCCCGACGGCGGCACCAGCAAGCCCACCCGCAAGGAAATGGACGAGCTGGTGGTGGGCCGTTTTTAA
- a CDS encoding ABC transporter permease, translated as MLTYLAKRLAMMVPLLIGITFISFLIMHLAPGSPTDLATDLNPKMSEIAKERLTKLYGLDKPLPVQYWTWLKRLAVLDFGRSFAPDGQPVLNKIADRLPITVTINLLSLLLVLVIAVPIGVYSATHRGSLFDQATTVFVFLGFATPTFWLALLCMILFGVVLGWLPISGIKSLNHDQLSCAGQLLDYARHLALPVLLSAFTSLAGMSRYMRGNMLEVIRQDYVTTARAKGLPERLVIYSHALRNAMMPVITILGLSVPALIGGSVIFESIFAIPGMGKLFYDAVMARDYPVVMGGLVIGAVLTLVGNLLADLGYALVDPRVRSK; from the coding sequence ATGCTCACCTACCTCGCCAAACGCCTGGCCATGATGGTGCCGCTTTTGATCGGCATCACCTTCATCAGCTTTCTCATCATGCACCTGGCCCCGGGCAGCCCCACCGACCTGGCCACGGACCTGAACCCCAAGATGAGCGAGATAGCCAAGGAACGCCTGACCAAGCTCTACGGCCTGGACAAGCCCCTGCCCGTGCAGTACTGGACCTGGCTCAAGCGCCTGGCGGTGCTGGATTTCGGGCGCTCCTTCGCCCCGGACGGCCAACCGGTGCTCAACAAGATCGCCGACCGCCTGCCCATCACCGTGACCATCAACCTGCTGTCGTTGCTTCTGGTGCTGGTCATCGCCGTGCCCATAGGGGTGTATTCGGCCACCCACCGGGGCTCGCTGTTCGACCAGGCCACCACGGTGTTCGTCTTCCTGGGCTTTGCCACGCCCACTTTCTGGCTGGCCCTGTTGTGCATGATTCTGTTCGGGGTGGTGTTGGGCTGGCTACCCATCAGCGGCATCAAGAGCCTGAACCACGACCAGCTCTCCTGTGCGGGCCAGCTGCTGGACTACGCCCGCCACCTGGCCCTGCCGGTGCTCCTGAGCGCCTTCACCTCCCTGGCGGGCATGAGCCGTTACATGCGCGGCAACATGCTGGAGGTGATCCGCCAGGACTACGTGACCACCGCCCGGGCCAAGGGCCTGCCCGAGCGTTTGGTGATCTACAGCCACGCGCTCAGAAACGCCATGATGCCGGTGATCACCATCCTGGGCCTGTCGGTGCCGGCCTTGATCGGCGGCTCGGTGATCTTCGAGTCCATCTTCGCCATACCGGGCATGGGTAAGCTGTTCTACGACGCGGTCATGGCCCGGGACTATCCGGTGGTCATGGGCGGCCTGGTCATCGGCGCGGTGCTCACCCTGGTGGGCAACCTCCTGGCCGACCTGGGCTACGCCCTGGTGGACCCCAGGGTGCGCAGCAAATGA
- a CDS encoding peptide-binding protein — protein MPKITAALILCLLLALSAGGAGAVDDGGSLVMGTIGDATSMIPMITSDSASHEMSGLVYNGLLKYDKDLNLIGDLARSWTVSPDGLTITFKIREGVTWQDGKPYTAKDALFNWRFMVDPKTPTAYSGDYMKVTKAEAPDEHTFVVHYDEPFAPGLASWTLTQMPRHLLEGQDVRASELNRHPVGTGPYEFVRWDPGARVVLRYYPDYFEGRAHISQVTYRVIPDMATMFLELKSGGLDWMGLTALQYRRQTETPFFKKNFVKYRYLSSGYTYLGYNLKDPRFADKRVRQALSYAIDKEELIKGVLLGLGRVCTGPIKPGTYWYNPQVKRYPHDPAKAKELLAAAGWRDTDGDGLLDKDGRPFEFTILTNQGNSYRANTGVIIQQRLSQIGVRVKLRTVEWAAFIKEFINKGRFEAVLLGWTITPDPDQFDIWHSSKAQPGQLNFTYYKNPEVDRILTEQRRTFDREKRRALIFKLQEILAEDQPYTFLYVANALPVLAARIKGIAPAPAGISYNFTEWWVPKALQHPAMKR, from the coding sequence ATGCCCAAGATAACCGCCGCGCTGATTTTATGCCTCCTTTTGGCCCTGTCTGCGGGCGGGGCGGGCGCGGTGGACGACGGCGGCTCCCTGGTCATGGGCACCATCGGCGACGCCACCAGCATGATCCCCATGATAACCTCCGACTCTGCCAGCCACGAGATGAGCGGCCTGGTCTACAACGGCCTCTTAAAATACGACAAGGATCTCAATCTCATAGGCGACCTGGCCCGGTCATGGACCGTGAGCCCCGACGGCCTGACCATCACCTTCAAGATCCGCGAGGGGGTCACCTGGCAGGACGGCAAGCCCTACACCGCCAAAGATGCGTTGTTCAACTGGCGCTTCATGGTGGACCCCAAGACCCCCACCGCCTACTCCGGCGACTACATGAAGGTGACCAAGGCCGAGGCCCCGGACGAGCACACCTTCGTGGTGCACTACGACGAGCCCTTCGCGCCGGGGCTGGCCTCCTGGACCTTGACCCAGATGCCCCGGCACCTGCTGGAGGGCCAGGACGTGCGCGCCTCGGAGCTGAACCGCCACCCCGTCGGCACCGGACCCTACGAGTTCGTGCGCTGGGACCCGGGAGCGCGGGTGGTGCTGCGCTATTATCCCGATTACTTCGAGGGCCGGGCCCATATCTCCCAGGTGACCTACCGGGTGATCCCCGACATGGCCACCATGTTCCTGGAGCTCAAGTCCGGCGGCCTGGACTGGATGGGGCTCACCGCCCTGCAATACCGCCGCCAGACCGAGACGCCCTTTTTCAAGAAAAACTTTGTCAAATACCGCTATCTTTCCTCCGGCTACACCTACCTGGGCTACAACCTCAAGGACCCGCGTTTCGCCGACAAGCGGGTGCGCCAGGCCCTGAGCTACGCCATCGATAAAGAAGAGTTGATCAAGGGGGTGCTCTTGGGCCTGGGCCGGGTGTGCACCGGGCCCATCAAGCCGGGCACCTATTGGTACAACCCCCAGGTGAAGCGCTACCCCCACGACCCGGCCAAGGCCAAGGAGCTCTTGGCCGCCGCCGGTTGGCGCGACACGGACGGCGACGGGTTGCTGGACAAGGACGGGCGGCCCTTCGAGTTCACCATCCTGACCAACCAGGGCAACTCCTACCGGGCCAACACCGGGGTGATCATCCAGCAGCGCCTGTCCCAGATCGGGGTGCGGGTGAAGCTCAGGACCGTGGAATGGGCCGCCTTCATCAAAGAGTTCATCAACAAGGGCCGCTTCGAGGCGGTGCTCCTGGGCTGGACCATCACCCCGGACCCGGACCAGTTCGACATCTGGCACTCTTCCAAGGCCCAGCCCGGCCAGCTCAACTTCACCTATTACAAGAACCCCGAGGTGGACCGCATCCTCACCGAGCAGCGCCGCACCTTTGACCGGGAAAAGCGCCGCGCCCTGATCTTCAAGTTGCAGGAGATCCTGGCCGAGGATCAGCCCTACACCTTCCTCTACGTAGCCAACGCCCTGCCCGTCCTGGCCGCGCGCATCAAAGGCATCGCCCCCGCCCCGGCTGGCATCAGTTACAACTTCACCGAATGGTGGGTTCCCAAGGCCCTCCAGCACCCGGCCATGAAGAGGTAA
- a CDS encoding NfeD family protein yields MPRYLLAPLLLLLLVLAAPASASASAPAQVGGGQVWVIELSDTINPGSAEYLVNGLDQAAVAGASLVVIRMDTPGGLVTSMREMVKAILACPVPVVVYVAPAGARATSAGAFIILAAPVAAMAPATHVGAAHPVGGQGQDIKGTMGEKAVSDLKALAVSLAKRRGRDPKLAEEMVVKSTSFDAIKAKELGLADIVARDLGQLLQSLQGRKVPTADGEKVIDTKGKTIRFYQPGWRDKLLSLLASPNLAYILLMIGLAGIYFELSHPGTVFPGVVGGLALILAFFAMSTLPVSYAGLALIGLAVVLFFAEIKITSYGLLSAGGAVSLILGSVMLFKSGETVVAVSLTVLVPTALAMILFFGGVAYLAGKAQMAKSVTGKEGLLGAHGVVVDARRVRVLGELWSFTSDQSLEPGQKVEVVSVNGLEVEVRPSAPQEPHD; encoded by the coding sequence ATGCCCCGTTATCTCCTTGCGCCGCTGCTGTTGCTGCTCCTGGTGCTGGCCGCGCCCGCCTCGGCCTCGGCTTCGGCCCCGGCCCAGGTCGGCGGGGGCCAGGTGTGGGTCATCGAGCTGAGCGACACCATCAACCCCGGCAGCGCCGAGTATCTGGTGAACGGCCTGGACCAGGCGGCCGTGGCGGGGGCCTCCCTGGTGGTGATCCGCATGGACACCCCCGGCGGCCTGGTCACCTCCATGCGTGAGATGGTCAAGGCCATCCTGGCCTGCCCGGTGCCGGTGGTGGTCTACGTGGCCCCGGCCGGGGCGCGGGCCACCAGCGCGGGGGCATTCATCATACTGGCCGCGCCGGTGGCGGCCATGGCCCCGGCCACCCACGTGGGCGCGGCCCATCCGGTGGGGGGCCAGGGCCAGGACATCAAGGGCACCATGGGCGAAAAGGCGGTGAGCGACCTCAAGGCCCTGGCCGTGAGCCTGGCCAAGCGCCGGGGACGCGACCCCAAGCTGGCCGAGGAGATGGTGGTCAAGTCCACCAGCTTCGACGCCATAAAGGCCAAGGAACTGGGCCTGGCCGACATCGTGGCGCGGGACCTGGGCCAGCTGCTCCAGTCCCTGCAGGGCCGCAAGGTGCCCACCGCCGACGGCGAAAAGGTCATCGACACCAAGGGCAAGACCATCCGCTTTTATCAGCCCGGCTGGCGGGACAAGCTCTTGAGCCTGTTGGCCAGCCCCAACCTGGCCTACATCCTGCTGATGATCGGCCTGGCCGGCATCTATTTCGAGCTGAGCCATCCGGGGACGGTTTTCCCGGGGGTGGTGGGCGGCCTGGCCCTGATCCTGGCCTTTTTCGCCATGAGCACCCTGCCGGTGAGCTACGCCGGGTTGGCGCTGATCGGGCTGGCCGTGGTGCTATTTTTCGCCGAGATCAAGATCACCAGCTACGGCCTGCTGTCGGCGGGCGGGGCGGTCTCGCTGATCCTGGGTTCGGTGATGCTGTTCAAGTCCGGGGAGACGGTGGTGGCCGTGTCCCTTACCGTGCTGGTGCCCACCGCCTTGGCCATGATCCTGTTTTTCGGCGGGGTGGCCTATCTGGCCGGCAAGGCCCAAATGGCCAAGTCGGTCACCGGCAAGGAGGGCCTGTTGGGAGCCCACGGGGTGGTGGTGGACGCGCGGCGGGTGCGCGTGCTGGGTGAGCTTTGGAGCTTCACTAGCGACCAGTCCCTGGAGCCGGGGCAAAAGGTGGAAGTAGTTTCGGTCAACGGCCTGGAGGTCGAGGTACGGCCTTCGGCGCCCCAGGAACCACACGATTAA
- a CDS encoding GNAT family N-acetyltransferase, translating into MPDPVEGLRVRSMTLEELREVALPWAGAEGWNPGLNDAEVFFATDPQGFFLAEAGGEPLGCISAVNYGPAYSFLGFFLVQPAMRGRGIGRAMSQAALAHAGERIMGLDGVVAQQANYRAAGFAPAFRSVRYARPGGGPEPLGAMELAALPWEMVLAYDTAHFPAPRPEFLRGWLAMPGATALGLMEGGELAGYGVLRPCQEGYKVGPLFAAGLDQARTLYLSLASRAEGATVYLDAPHNNPAAVELAGELGMEPVFETARMYKNGAPAWPAEEVFGITTFELG; encoded by the coding sequence GTGCCCGATCCCGTGGAGGGCCTGCGGGTCCGCTCCATGACCCTGGAGGAGCTGCGCGAGGTGGCCCTGCCCTGGGCCGGGGCCGAGGGCTGGAACCCCGGCCTGAACGACGCGGAGGTGTTTTTCGCCACCGACCCTCAGGGCTTTTTCCTGGCCGAGGCCGGGGGAGAACCTCTGGGCTGCATTTCGGCGGTGAATTACGGCCCCGCCTACAGCTTCCTGGGCTTTTTCCTGGTCCAGCCAGCCATGCGCGGCCGGGGCATCGGCCGGGCCATGAGCCAGGCGGCCCTGGCCCACGCCGGGGAGCGGATCATGGGCCTGGACGGGGTGGTGGCCCAGCAGGCCAACTACCGCGCCGCCGGTTTCGCGCCGGCCTTTAGGAGCGTGCGCTATGCCCGCCCCGGCGGCGGGCCCGAGCCCCTGGGGGCCATGGAGCTGGCCGCCCTGCCCTGGGAGATGGTGCTGGCCTATGACACGGCCCACTTCCCGGCCCCCCGGCCCGAGTTTTTGCGCGGCTGGCTGGCCATGCCCGGCGCCACGGCCCTAGGCCTGATGGAGGGCGGCGAGCTGGCGGGCTACGGGGTGCTGCGGCCCTGCCAGGAGGGCTACAAGGTCGGGCCGCTGTTCGCGGCGGGACTGGACCAGGCCCGCACGCTGTACTTGTCGTTGGCCTCGCGGGCCGAGGGGGCCACGGTCTATCTGGACGCGCCCCACAACAACCCGGCGGCGGTGGAACTGGCCGGGGAACTGGGCATGGAGCCGGTGTTCGAAACGGCGCGCATGTACAAGAACGGAGCCCCCGCCTGGCCGGCGGAGGAGGTATTCGGCATCACCACTTTTGAACTAGGTTAG